One segment of Procambarus clarkii isolate CNS0578487 chromosome 1, FALCON_Pclarkii_2.0, whole genome shotgun sequence DNA contains the following:
- the LOC138363684 gene encoding MARCO-like protein translates to MWSSIAQGNMWSSIAQGSKWSSIALGNMWNSIALGNMWSSIALGNMWSSIALGNMWSSIALGNMWSSIALGNMWSSIALGNMWSSIALGNMWSSIALGNMWSSIALGNMWSSIALGNMWSSIALGNMWSSIAQGNMWSSIALGNMWSSIALGNMWSSIALGNMWSSIALGNMWSSIALGNMWSSIALGNMWSSIALGNMWSSIALGNM, encoded by the coding sequence ATGTGGAGCAGTATAGCACAGGGCAACATGTGGAGCAGTATAGCACAGGGCAGCAAGTGGAGCAGTATAGCACTGGGCAACATGTGGAACAGTATAGCACTGGGCAACATGTGGAGCAGTATAGCACTGGGCAACATGTGGAGCAGTATAGCACTGGGCAACATGTGGAGCAGTATAGCACTTGGCAACATGTGGAGCAGTATAGCACTGGGCAACATGTGGAGCAGTATAGCACTGGGCAACATGTGGAGCAGTATAGCACTTGGCAACATGTGGAGCAGTATAGCACTGGGCAACATGTGGAGCAGTATAGCACTGGGCAACATGTGGAGCAGTATAGCACTGGGCAACATGTGGAGCAGTATAGCACTGGGCAACATGTGGAGCAGTATAGCACAGGGCAACATGTGGAGCAGTATAGCACTGGGCAACATGTGGAGCAGTATAGCACTGGGCAACATGTGGAGCAGTATAGCACTGGGCAACATGTGGAGCAGTATAGCACTGGGCAACATGTGGAGCAGTATAGCACTGGGCAACATGTGGAGCAGTATAGCACTGGGCAACATGTGGAGCAGTATAGCACTGGGCAACATGTGGAGCAGTATAGCCCTGGGCAACATGTAG